In Leptotrichia buccalis C-1013-b, the genomic window ACACTAGTCTTTTTAGATTTGAACTTTGGAAACTTTGCTCTCTTCTGAAAGAAATTCGTAAACGATCGTTTTACATTCAATTGAGCATTTGAAAGTGCCAGACTGTCTACTTCTTTCAAAAATTGGTTTTCACTTTTCAAACTGGCAGGTGTAATTATTTTATTTTTTCCAGTTTCTTCATAAATTTTATTCGCAGTGTATAAAATTGTATTGTAAACAAAACGAACACATCCAAAAGTCTTGTTTACCAATAATTCTTGCTCCTTATTTGGATAAATTCTGTATTTGAATGCTAAATTATATTTCATAAAATTACACCTCCTTTTGATTTTGAATATATTTTTTAATTATCTCTAACGGTGCACCTCCAACACTTACAACTAAGTAACTTCTACTCCAAAAATATTCTTTCCACAATCTTCTCCTTATTTCAGGAAATTCTTTTTTTATCAACCTGCTGGAAGCACTTTTGTAAGTATTTACAAACTTAGAAAGTTCAGTATTAGGCATAGCATTAATCAACATATGAATATGATCAACATCATGTTCCCATTCTTTAAGAACAATGTTATACTTCGGACATATTTTTTCAAAAATCTCTTTCAATCTATTAGAAATTTCATCATTAATGACTACTCTTCGATATTTTATACAAAAAATCATATGATAATTTATATCAAATACTGAATGATAATTACTATTATATGACATTATTATTACCTACTTCTATATTATTTCACTGAATAAATTATATCATAAATATATCCTTTTTTCAATTTTTTTTTACAAAAAAAAAAGCAATTCATCTCCCGCTTGTAGAAGCCGGAGACTTATTGCTATCTTTTGTTAAAAATTATTTTAGAAAATTTATGGAAAAAAAAGTCTAAAAATGGTACAATATTCCACAAAGGCAAGTGAGCAAAAAAAATTTTAAAAAAGTATAATTTTTAATATTTTAAGAAAAAAAGAGGCATTTATTATGGAAAAATCTGAAAAATTGAAAAATAATGATTTAAATAGAAAAAATAAAGTAGAAAAAGTTAGAATTGTAAAAAGCGGATATGGAAACGAAAATTTGTTGAAGGATTTTTATGATTATTTAAAGGAAAAAAATATTCAGGAAGTTTTCGGAGTGGAAGAAGCGGATTTGATAATTTCACTTGGTGGTGATGGAACAATGCTTATTGCGGCAAAAGAAGCGATTACAGGAAACATACCTGTGCTTGCAGTAAATATGGGTTCACTGGGATATCTGGCCGAAGTGAAGCCTCAAAATGCGGTTAAAATGTTGGAAGATTATGAAAATGGAAATTATAAGATAGAAGAAAGAGCATTTTTAGAAGTAAAATACGAAGATAATATCTTTTATGCATTAAATGAGCTTGTAATAACAAAAGGTGGACATGAGGCACATTTAATACAAGTTGAAGTCTATTCAAACGATATTTTTGTAAATAAATACAGAGCTGACGGAATTATTGTGGCAACTCCCACAGGATCCACAGCCTACTCACTTTCAGCAGGCGGTTCAATTGTTCACCCTGGATTAAATGCCCTGTCAATAACGCCATTAGCTCCACAAAGCCTAACAGCACGTCCAATTATCGTAGATGGCTGTGAAGTACTTAGTTTTAAGGCAACTTCCAGAGATGAGGCTGTTCACTTGAATATTGACGGAAATCAGTGGTTCCAAATTCAGCAAAATGATCTTGTATCAGCAAGATTGTCGAAGAAAAAAATTAGAATAGTAAAACCAATGGATAGTGATTATTACAGTATTTTAAGACAAAAATTAAAATGGGGAGATTCTGTATTATAATTATTAAAATAAGAAATATAAATGAAAAATTAATTATTAAATTAAAATAGCATAAAATATAATTTACAGGTAAATTTGTAATTATAAAAAATAAAATAGTGAAAGGAAGGAAATGCTAAGAGAATTAAGATTAAATAATTTAGCGATAATAAAAAATCTGGACTTGGAATTTAATGAAAAATTTATTGCATTGACTGGAGAAACTGGGGCTGGAAAATCAATTATTTTAAATGGAATTTCACTATTAATTGGTGAAAGAAGTCATATTGACATGATTAGAAATGGGGAAGAAAACCTTTTTGCAGAAGGTATTTTTGAATTAAATGAAAATCAGAAGAAAAGGCTAAATGAGCTTGGATTTGAAATAGAAGATGACGAGCTGATTATAACTCGTTTTTTTGACAGAAGTTCAAAATCTAAAATAATGGTAAATGGGAAAAGACAGACTTTATCAAGATTAAAGGAGCTTATGGTAAACATTATTGATTTAGTCGGGCAGCACGAACATCAGTTTTTGTTAAATAATGAATATCATTTGCATTTACTGGATAGATTTTTGAATGATGAAGGAAAGGAGCTTTCCAGAAAGATTCGTGAAAATGTAAGTGAAATCAAGAAATTAAATTTAAAAATAAAAAATATTGAAGATGAAAAATCTAAAATTGCAGAAAAAAAAGATGTACTGGAATTTCAATTTAATGAAATTAATGAACTGGATTTAAAAGAAGATGAAGATAATGAACTGGAAGAAGAATACAGAATTTTGTTTAATGCTGGAAAAATTAGCGAAAAACTGGAAGAAACTTCTCAATTGCTAAAAGAGGGAGAATTCTCCATTCTGACTGCACTAGGGCGGGCAAAAAGAAATTTGGAGCAGCTTTCAGATTTGTCAGAGTCCTACAGTGAACTTTCTGAAAAAATAGAGTCTGTTTTATACGAAATTGAAGAAATTTCCTATTCTGTGGACAATTCTATCGGGGACGTTGAAATAAATGACACTAAACTGGAAAAAATTGTGGAAAGAATTGATAAAATTAATAAATTAAAAAGAAAGTACGGCTCGACAATTACGGAAATTCTGGAATTTAAAAATAAAATTGAAAAAGATTTGTCGCTAGTAAATTTTGAAAATGAAGAGCTGGAAAATCTTAAAATTCAGAAAAAAGAGCTTGTAAACCAGTATTTTCAGGATAGTGAAAGATTGAGCGAAATTCGGATGAAAATTGCAGAAAATCTGCAAAATACAGTGGATATTCAATTAAGCGACTTGAATATGGAAAATGCAAAATTTAAAGTGGAAATAATCAAAAAAGAAGAAATCACAGCTCACGGAACAGACAATGCAGAATTTTTAATTACAACAAATGTCGGAGAAACTTTCAAGCCGCTTGCTAAAATTGCGTCAGGTGGAGAAATTTCACGTATAATGCTTGCTCTAAAAAGTGTATTTTCTGAAGTTGACAATATTTCAGTATTGATTTTTGATGAAATTGATACTGGTATTTCTGGAGAAACAGTACGAAGAGTGGCGGAAAAATTAAGAGAACTTTCAAGAAATACACAAATTATCTGCGTAACCCATTCTCCGCAAATCGCTGGAAAGGCTCAGCAGCAGTTTTTTATCAAAAAGGAAATTGAAAATAATTTTACGGAGACAAAAGTTCGAGAACTAAATACAGAAGAGAGAATAAGGGAAATTGCAAGAATTATTTCAGGAGATAACATTACTGAAGCATCTGTAAGCCACGCCAAGGAGATTATGGGATTATGGGACAAAAAAGTGCTGATATAGATAATTCGGAGAAAAAATTAGAAATTTCTGAAAAGAAAAAGTTAAATTTGATAAAAGATAATTTTGATAAAAAAAGTAAAATATCAGTTAAAAATCAAATGCAGCTGAAAAACTTCCTGGAATTTCTAAAATTTGAAAAAAGAAGTTCCCAAAACACATTAAATGGGTATAATCGTGATTTAACACAATTTTTTCTGTTTGTAAAAAAAGATTTTTCTGAAATTGGAGAAAAAGAAATATCTAGTTATATTGATAATTTGAATAAAAAATTGAGAAAAAATTCAGTTTTGAGAAAAGTTTCAGTATTAAAGACATTTTATAAATTTTGTTATTTGAATAAGTTGATTACAAAAGACCCTGCTGGAATAATAAAAAACTTAAAGCGTGAATATCAGCCGCCTGAAACTTTAACATTAGAAGAAATAAAGCAGATTGTGGATAATTGCCCCAACACACCTGCTGGAATACAAAATCGACTAATTATTAAGTTACTAATTGTAACAGGAGCAATGATTTCAGAAATTTTAAATTTGAAAATAAAGGATATTGAAAATCAGTATGATAAATTTATAAAAACTCTTGGAAAAAATTCAAAATATCAGATAAAATTAATTGACAATAGTTTTGAAATAGAAATTAAAAATTATCTGGAAATTTACAGACCAAAGTTAAAAAATGCAAATGAAAGTTTAAAAATATTTCCCGATATTCGCCGCGAAAAGTTTTGGAAAAACTTAAAAATTATTGCCCAAAATGCAAAAATTGAAAAAAATGTATATCCGCATATTTTTAGAAATTCTTTAGTTGGAATTTTATCTGAAGCTAATGCTGATATTTGCATTATTCAGGAAGTATTGGGAAAAGTGAATATTACAACGGCAAAAATTAAAAAAAATGTGGAAAAATCTAAATTAAAAATGATTTATAACAATATAAAGTTGGGAGATGATTAAGTAGATGAAAGAAAAACGTGAATTAAAAAAAGATAGGGATGAAAAAATAAGAATACTAATAATTACAACTATGGTATATTTTATATTTTTCCTTATAGAGAAAATGGAACTAATAACTTCATATCTGGGAATAATTATACTGATTTTATTATACATGTATGCAAATTTTAATTTGATAAACTTATTTTTTACAAGTAAAAGAACTACTTTTAAAGTATATGCTTTTCTACTTTTGGAAGTAATTTATTTGTTTACAGGAAATATTTCAATGTTAGGGTCAATATTGTACATAATATTGTTTTCACTCTTGATTTTTTCCATAAGAAAAGACGAAGGACGGGAAGAGATTCCTAAAATAACTAAATTTGTTCAAATATTTATTGTATTTAAAGTTGTTTTTGTTTTATCAATGTTGATTTTTTAATTTTCTTTTAAACTATATAGAAGTTATAAAAAATGGTTGAGAAATATAAAAAAAAGTAGTATAATGACAAAATGTAATAAATTTTTAAAGAGTTAAAATATATTAAAATTTTTGATATTTATTTAAATGAATTGGAGAATTAAAATGGAAACTAGCATTAACAGTAGTAGAACTGATGTTATGAAATATATGGAAGAAGTGACAGATAGAGCGGTAAATGCACAAGTTGAAAAAAATCTATTTCTTGGAGAATACAAAGAAAGAATTATAAAAGCCCTTACATTTGATGAAATTAGAGAAAAAGGTATTTATTATGAAATAGAAAAAGCTTTGGAAAATAAAGAGGTTGCAAAAATGGTTATTTCAAGACATGCAAATTTTGACGATATAAAAAAATATATTGAAATAGCTAAAAGAAAAAAAATACCATACAAAATGATAGACAATTTACTCTGTGAGGGTCAAATAGCATTGGTGGTAGTGGCAAAGGATGCCATTACTCATGAAGATGGAGATGAAATTGTGGTAACCTCAAAACTGGAAACTTGTCATATAAAACATTTACCAGATGTATACTATGAAGCTATGGAAAGTGCAATTTGTGATTTTCATATGAATATCATAAATAAAGAAATGCCAGAATATGCAAAAAATTATAAAAACTTAACTTTTATGGATAAACTATTAGGATCAAAATGTCCAATATGTCAAAAATTAGGAGGAAAAAAACGTGGTTGATGGATTTAGAATAACAGGAAAAACGCCTTTAAACGGAGTA contains:
- the tnpA gene encoding IS200/IS605 family transposase: MSYNSNYHSVFDINYHMIFCIKYRRVVINDEISNRLKEIFEKICPKYNIVLKEWEHDVDHIHMLINAMPNTELSKFVNTYKSASSRLIKKEFPEIRRRLWKEYFWSRSYLVVSVGGAPLEIIKKYIQNQKEV
- a CDS encoding NAD(+)/NADH kinase — its product is MEKSEKLKNNDLNRKNKVEKVRIVKSGYGNENLLKDFYDYLKEKNIQEVFGVEEADLIISLGGDGTMLIAAKEAITGNIPVLAVNMGSLGYLAEVKPQNAVKMLEDYENGNYKIEERAFLEVKYEDNIFYALNELVITKGGHEAHLIQVEVYSNDIFVNKYRADGIIVATPTGSTAYSLSAGGSIVHPGLNALSITPLAPQSLTARPIIVDGCEVLSFKATSRDEAVHLNIDGNQWFQIQQNDLVSARLSKKKIRIVKPMDSDYYSILRQKLKWGDSVL
- the recN gene encoding DNA repair protein RecN is translated as MLRELRLNNLAIIKNLDLEFNEKFIALTGETGAGKSIILNGISLLIGERSHIDMIRNGEENLFAEGIFELNENQKKRLNELGFEIEDDELIITRFFDRSSKSKIMVNGKRQTLSRLKELMVNIIDLVGQHEHQFLLNNEYHLHLLDRFLNDEGKELSRKIRENVSEIKKLNLKIKNIEDEKSKIAEKKDVLEFQFNEINELDLKEDEDNELEEEYRILFNAGKISEKLEETSQLLKEGEFSILTALGRAKRNLEQLSDLSESYSELSEKIESVLYEIEEISYSVDNSIGDVEINDTKLEKIVERIDKINKLKRKYGSTITEILEFKNKIEKDLSLVNFENEELENLKIQKKELVNQYFQDSERLSEIRMKIAENLQNTVDIQLSDLNMENAKFKVEIIKKEEITAHGTDNAEFLITTNVGETFKPLAKIASGGEISRIMLALKSVFSEVDNISVLIFDEIDTGISGETVRRVAEKLRELSRNTQIICVTHSPQIAGKAQQQFFIKKEIENNFTETKVRELNTEERIREIARIISGDNITEASVSHAKEIMGLWDKKVLI
- a CDS encoding tyrosine-type recombinase/integrase — translated: MGQKSADIDNSEKKLEISEKKKLNLIKDNFDKKSKISVKNQMQLKNFLEFLKFEKRSSQNTLNGYNRDLTQFFLFVKKDFSEIGEKEISSYIDNLNKKLRKNSVLRKVSVLKTFYKFCYLNKLITKDPAGIIKNLKREYQPPETLTLEEIKQIVDNCPNTPAGIQNRLIIKLLIVTGAMISEILNLKIKDIENQYDKFIKTLGKNSKYQIKLIDNSFEIEIKNYLEIYRPKLKNANESLKIFPDIRREKFWKNLKIIAQNAKIEKNVYPHIFRNSLVGILSEANADICIIQEVLGKVNITTAKIKKNVEKSKLKMIYNNIKLGDD
- a CDS encoding DUF1694 domain-containing protein, which encodes METSINSSRTDVMKYMEEVTDRAVNAQVEKNLFLGEYKERIIKALTFDEIREKGIYYEIEKALENKEVAKMVISRHANFDDIKKYIEIAKRKKIPYKMIDNLLCEGQIALVVVAKDAITHEDGDEIVVTSKLETCHIKHLPDVYYEAMESAICDFHMNIINKEMPEYAKNYKNLTFMDKLLGSKCPICQKLGGKKRG